Proteins from a single region of Lelliottia sp. JS-SCA-14:
- the motA gene encoding flagellar motor stator protein MotA, protein MLILLGYLVVLGTVFGGYMITGGELGALYQPAEFIIIGGAGIGAFIVGNNGKSIKGTLKALPLLFRRSKYTKSMYMDLLALLYRLMAKSRQQGMFSLERDIENPKESEIFASYPRILADATMLDFIVDYLRLIISGNMNTFEIEALMDEEIETHESESEVPASALATMGDSLPAFGIVAAVMGVVHALASADRPAAELGALIAHAMVGTFLGILLAYGFISPLGTVLRQKSAETTKMMQCVKITLLSNLNGYAPPIAVEFGRKTLYSSERPSFVELDEHVRAVKNPNQQTTTEDA, encoded by the coding sequence GTGCTTATCTTATTAGGTTACCTGGTCGTACTCGGTACCGTTTTCGGTGGATATATGATTACCGGTGGGGAACTGGGAGCACTCTATCAACCGGCTGAATTTATTATCATCGGCGGCGCCGGGATAGGTGCGTTTATCGTTGGTAACAACGGTAAATCGATTAAAGGGACGCTGAAAGCGCTCCCGTTACTGTTTCGTCGTTCGAAATACACCAAAAGCATGTATATGGATTTGCTGGCGCTGCTCTATCGTCTGATGGCGAAGTCGCGTCAACAAGGCATGTTCTCGCTGGAGCGTGATATTGAGAACCCGAAAGAGAGTGAAATTTTTGCGAGTTATCCGCGCATTCTCGCCGACGCGACCATGCTGGATTTCATCGTCGATTATCTGCGACTGATCATCAGCGGCAACATGAACACCTTCGAAATCGAAGCGCTGATGGACGAAGAGATCGAAACGCATGAAAGCGAGTCCGAAGTCCCGGCGAGCGCGCTGGCGACCATGGGTGATTCACTGCCCGCCTTCGGTATCGTGGCGGCGGTGATGGGGGTGGTTCACGCTCTGGCCTCAGCGGATCGTCCGGCTGCAGAGCTCGGCGCGCTGATTGCTCACGCCATGGTGGGGACCTTCCTCGGGATCCTGCTTGCCTACGGTTTTATCTCGCCGCTGGGAACGGTATTGCGTCAGAAGAGCGCGGAAACCACCAAGATGATGCAGTGCGTGAAGATCACGCTGCTGTCAAACCTGAACGGCTACGCACCGCCAATCGCGGTAGAGTTTGGGCGTAAAACCCTGTACTCCAGCGAGCGTCCATCGTTTGTCGAGCTTGATGAACACGTTCGTGCCGTGAAGAACCCGAACCAACAGACGACGACTGAGGACGCATGA
- the flhD gene encoding flagellar transcriptional regulator FlhD, with product MHTSEMLKHVYDINLSYLLLAQRLISQDKPSAMFRLGISEEMATTLGGLTLPQMVKLAETNQLVCQFRFDSHQTITRLTQDSRVDDLQQIHTGILLSTRLLTEISQPDDVARKKRA from the coding sequence ATGCATACATCCGAGATGCTTAAACATGTCTATGACATAAATTTGTCATACTTATTACTTGCGCAGCGTTTGATTAGTCAGGACAAACCGTCCGCCATGTTCCGTCTGGGTATCAGCGAAGAGATGGCAACAACGCTTGGCGGATTAACCCTCCCTCAGATGGTCAAACTGGCGGAAACCAATCAGCTGGTGTGTCAGTTCCGCTTCGACAGTCATCAGACGATTACCCGTCTGACTCAGGATTCACGCGTAGACGATCTGCAACAGATCCATACCGGAATTTTGCTTTCAACCCGCCTTCTCACCGAAATCAGCCAGCCTGACGACGTGGCCCGTAAGAAAAGGGCTTGA
- the flhC gene encoding flagellar transcriptional regulator FlhC: MSEKSIVQEARDIQLAMELITLGARLQMLESETQLSRGRLIKLYKELRGSPPPKGMLPFSTDWFMTWEQNIHASMFCNAWQFLLKTGLCTGVDAVIKAYKLYLEQCPQPEEGPLLALTRAWTLVRFVESGLLQLSRCNCCDGNFITHAHQPVGSFACSLCQPPSRAVKRRKLSPEAADINPQLLDEQIEQAV; this comes from the coding sequence ATGAGCGAAAAAAGCATTGTTCAGGAAGCTCGCGACATTCAGTTAGCTATGGAACTGATCACGTTGGGTGCTCGCTTACAAATGCTGGAAAGCGAGACTCAGCTGAGCCGCGGTCGTCTTATCAAATTGTACAAAGAATTACGCGGTAGCCCGCCGCCGAAAGGCATGCTGCCGTTCTCTACGGATTGGTTTATGACCTGGGAGCAAAACATCCACGCATCGATGTTTTGTAACGCCTGGCAATTTCTTTTGAAAACGGGTTTGTGCACCGGCGTGGACGCCGTTATTAAAGCGTACAAACTCTACCTTGAACAATGTCCCCAGCCGGAAGAGGGGCCACTTCTGGCGCTAACCCGTGCATGGACTCTGGTGCGCTTTGTCGAGAGTGGATTGCTGCAATTGTCGCGCTGTAATTGCTGCGACGGCAACTTTATCACCCACGCTCACCAGCCCGTAGGTAGCTTCGCCTGCAGTTTGTGTCAGCCGCCTTCCCGTGCGGTAAAAAGACGTAAACTTTCCCCGGAAGCTGCCGATATTAATCCACAACTGCTGGATGAACAGATCGAACAAGCTGTTTAA
- the motB gene encoding flagellar motor protein MotB — MKNQSHPIVIVKKRKHKGHGHGSHGSWKIAYADFMTAMMAFFLVMWLISISSPKELIQIAEYFRTPLATAVTGGHRIANSDSPIPGGGDDVTQQKGEVKKEPNIDELKKRMEQARLKKLRGDLDQLIEADPKLRALRPHLKIDLVQEGLRIQIIDSQNRPMFKTGSAEVEPYMRDILRGIAPVLNGIPNRISLSGHTDDFPYASGEKGYSNWELSADRANASRRELVAGGLDEGKVLRVVGMAATMRVTDRGPDDAINRRISLLVLNQQAEQTILHENAESQNESLDDLKQPGAVPSAAVPTSPPANPR; from the coding sequence ATGAAAAACCAGTCCCATCCCATCGTCATAGTCAAAAAGCGCAAGCACAAAGGTCATGGGCACGGTTCCCATGGCTCGTGGAAAATCGCTTACGCCGACTTCATGACCGCGATGATGGCCTTTTTCCTGGTGATGTGGCTGATTTCCATCTCCAGTCCGAAAGAGCTGATTCAGATTGCGGAGTATTTCAGAACCCCGCTGGCGACGGCGGTCACGGGCGGACACCGTATTGCTAACAGCGACAGCCCAATCCCTGGCGGCGGTGACGATGTCACCCAGCAAAAGGGTGAAGTGAAGAAAGAACCGAATATCGACGAGTTGAAAAAGCGTATGGAGCAGGCGCGGTTGAAAAAACTGCGTGGCGACCTGGATCAGCTCATCGAGGCAGACCCGAAACTGCGCGCCCTGCGCCCGCATTTGAAGATCGATCTGGTGCAGGAAGGATTACGTATCCAGATTATTGATAGCCAGAACCGCCCGATGTTTAAAACCGGCAGCGCAGAAGTAGAGCCTTACATGCGCGATATTTTGCGCGGTATTGCCCCGGTGCTGAACGGGATCCCAAACCGTATCAGCCTCTCGGGTCACACGGATGATTTCCCGTATGCCAGCGGGGAGAAGGGATACAGCAACTGGGAGCTATCTGCCGATCGTGCCAACGCCTCGCGTCGCGAGCTGGTGGCCGGTGGGCTGGATGAGGGCAAAGTCCTTCGCGTCGTCGGTATGGCCGCCACCATGCGCGTCACCGACCGCGGCCCGGACGATGCCATCAACCGTCGTATCAGTCTTTTAGTGCTCAATCAGCAGGCGGAGCAGACCATTCTGCACGAAAACGCCGAAAGCCAGAATGAGTCACTGGATGATTTAAAACAGCCAGGGGCAGTGCCTTCGGCTGCCGTTCCAACATCGCCACCAGCCAATCCGAGGTGA
- the uspC gene encoding universal stress protein UspC, giving the protein MSYSHILVCVAVTPESHQLLARAVSIARPLNARVSLVTLAAEPEMYNQLAAPMLEDIRGLLQEETQQFLQELEDKAQYPIARTFIATGELSEHILDICRKEQVDLVICGNHNQSFFSRAACSAKAIVSSSQVDVLLVPLGS; this is encoded by the coding sequence ATGAGTTACTCGCATATTCTTGTGTGTGTTGCGGTGACACCAGAAAGCCATCAGCTACTGGCGCGTGCCGTCTCTATCGCCCGCCCGCTTAACGCGCGGGTCAGTCTTGTTACCCTTGCTGCCGAGCCCGAAATGTACAACCAGCTGGCCGCGCCAATGCTGGAAGATATTCGTGGTCTGCTGCAGGAAGAGACCCAGCAGTTTTTGCAGGAGCTGGAAGACAAAGCTCAGTACCCTATCGCGCGAACCTTTATCGCGACGGGTGAACTGAGCGAGCACATTCTCGATATCTGTCGCAAGGAGCAGGTCGATCTGGTGATTTGCGGGAACCATAACCAAAGCTTCTTCTCGCGCGCGGCGTGCTCCGCCAAGGCGATTGTCAGCTCAAGTCAGGTGGACGTGCTGCTGGTTCCCCTCGGCAGCTGA